From a region of the Leptospira montravelensis genome:
- a CDS encoding serine hydrolase domain-containing protein: MKRSLIFLLLLTFVHCGKDLSPFGGEPEITTLKPRLKPEWPNPNWKVVSPESVGVSSTKLGLVEEYAFTRTGDETDRKGRRTDALVILRNGKLIYEKYARNFSEDKIHLTWSVSKSILQTMYGIAVKEGLVKLDDPGYYHYEPLSRDEAHKKITIRHLLNMSSGLAAEEGYESGPLKSSVIAMLYTRGRKDMGAFCAGLPLRAEPGTQVYYSSCDTNILSAILKKVYGAEEYDKLPFEKIFKPLGITNVTFERDGSGTYVGSSYLYMTAKDLAKIGYLYLNDGVWNGERLLPEGWVQFTRTPAPGYKTTPYSEDLDQDNYTAHWYANTGVPERGVHEPWPDAPKDTFAGLGHWGQMLYVIPSLDLIIVRFGDDREKAFIKNDFLKLVKESVIR, from the coding sequence ATGAAACGAAGCCTTATCTTTCTACTTTTATTAACCTTTGTACATTGCGGCAAAGACCTCTCCCCTTTTGGTGGTGAACCAGAAATAACCACATTAAAACCCCGATTGAAACCAGAATGGCCAAATCCCAACTGGAAAGTTGTCTCACCTGAATCCGTAGGAGTATCTTCCACTAAACTAGGGTTAGTAGAAGAATATGCTTTCACAAGAACTGGAGATGAAACCGATCGCAAAGGAAGACGAACCGATGCGTTGGTGATTTTAAGAAATGGAAAACTCATTTATGAAAAATACGCAAGGAACTTTTCCGAAGACAAAATTCATTTAACTTGGTCTGTTTCTAAAAGTATTTTACAAACCATGTATGGAATTGCTGTCAAAGAGGGTCTTGTTAAGTTAGACGATCCCGGTTATTACCATTACGAACCACTGAGTCGTGATGAAGCTCATAAAAAAATTACAATTAGACATCTTCTCAATATGTCCTCTGGACTTGCTGCAGAAGAAGGATATGAAAGTGGCCCCTTAAAATCTTCTGTGATTGCTATGTTGTATACCAGAGGACGTAAAGACATGGGAGCCTTCTGTGCAGGCCTTCCACTCCGTGCAGAACCAGGAACCCAGGTTTACTATTCCAGTTGTGATACCAATATCCTCTCTGCCATTCTCAAAAAAGTATATGGTGCTGAGGAATACGACAAACTGCCTTTTGAAAAAATATTCAAACCTCTTGGGATTACAAATGTAACTTTTGAACGAGATGGGTCTGGAACTTACGTTGGATCCTCTTATCTTTATATGACTGCCAAAGACTTAGCAAAAATTGGTTATTTATATTTAAACGATGGAGTATGGAACGGTGAACGTTTGTTACCTGAGGGTTGGGTTCAGTTTACAAGAACACCTGCCCCTGGATATAAAACCACACCATATTCCGAGGATTTAGACCAAGACAATTATACTGCCCACTGGTATGCCAATACAGGTGTTCCCGAAAGAGGAGTTCACGAACCTTGGCCCGATGCCCCAAAAGATACCTTTGCAGGCCTTGGTCACTGGGGACAGATGTTGTATGTAATTCCAAGCCTTGATTTAATCATTGTTCGGTTTGGTGATGATCGCGAAAAAGCGTTTATCAAAAATGATTTTTTAAAATTAGTGAAAGAGTCGGTAATTCGGTAA
- a CDS encoding FAD-binding oxidoreductase, which translates to MVAKKTKSAPEIKVPNKEKVEAWGMSSFSLSPVFRPETEEEIKELFVWANHTGTKVALRGGGCSYGDASTNTEGVVLDLTRFNKVLDFNLKTGVMTVQSGARIKDLWETGIENGFWPPVVSGTMMPTLGGALSMNIHGKNNFKVGTIGEHIKEFTFLTAKGDILVCSPKKNTDLFYSAISGFGMLGCFLTVQIKMKPIYAGKMKIDPVYVRNFDELFAYFEEHYKTSDYLVGWIDAFASGKSMGRGQIHKATNLKEGEDPDFPGNCLLERQHLPSRLFYLIPKKWMWILMRPFSFNLGMRLVNLAKCIASILVNNKAYYQGHAEYAFLLDYVPNWKFVYKPGSMIQYQVFIPKENAKQAFREIFTVCQERGIVNYLSVFKKHKPDPFLLTHAVDGFSMAMDFPVTKGTKEKLWPLCHEMDEIVLKHKGRFYFAKDSTLRKRVMESYFPKENLKRFYSLKKKYDPKGILQTDLYKRVFLTEN; encoded by the coding sequence ATGGTCGCTAAAAAAACTAAATCAGCTCCTGAAATTAAAGTTCCTAATAAGGAAAAAGTGGAAGCATGGGGAATGAGTTCTTTTTCTCTTTCACCAGTGTTTCGACCAGAAACAGAAGAAGAAATCAAAGAACTTTTTGTTTGGGCCAATCATACCGGCACCAAAGTTGCGTTACGCGGCGGCGGTTGCAGTTATGGTGACGCATCCACGAATACTGAAGGAGTTGTTTTAGATCTCACTCGTTTTAATAAAGTTTTAGATTTTAATCTGAAAACAGGTGTGATGACCGTACAATCTGGTGCTCGGATCAAAGATCTTTGGGAAACTGGAATCGAAAATGGTTTTTGGCCACCAGTGGTTTCTGGAACTATGATGCCAACCTTAGGTGGGGCACTTTCTATGAACATTCATGGAAAAAACAACTTTAAAGTAGGAACCATTGGCGAACACATTAAAGAGTTTACCTTCCTGACTGCCAAAGGAGATATTTTAGTTTGTTCTCCTAAAAAAAATACCGATTTGTTTTATTCTGCAATTTCCGGCTTTGGAATGTTAGGTTGCTTTTTGACAGTTCAAATCAAAATGAAACCAATCTATGCAGGAAAAATGAAAATTGATCCCGTGTATGTCAGAAACTTCGATGAACTATTCGCTTATTTCGAAGAACACTATAAAACTTCTGATTATTTAGTAGGATGGATAGATGCCTTTGCATCGGGAAAATCTATGGGCAGGGGCCAAATTCACAAAGCCACCAACCTAAAAGAAGGAGAAGATCCAGACTTTCCAGGGAACTGCCTGCTAGAAAGACAACACCTTCCTTCTCGTCTATTCTATTTGATTCCTAAAAAGTGGATGTGGATCCTTATGCGTCCCTTTAGTTTTAATTTAGGAATGCGACTCGTCAATTTGGCTAAATGTATTGCGAGTATTCTCGTAAACAATAAAGCCTATTACCAAGGTCATGCAGAATATGCATTCCTTTTGGACTATGTTCCTAATTGGAAATTTGTTTATAAACCAGGTTCGATGATTCAATACCAAGTGTTCATTCCAAAGGAAAACGCAAAACAAGCGTTTCGTGAAATTTTTACTGTATGCCAAGAACGTGGAATTGTGAACTACCTATCTGTTTTCAAAAAACACAAACCTGATCCGTTTTTACTGACTCATGCAGTGGATGGATTTTCTATGGCGATGGATTTTCCAGTTACTAAAGGAACCAAAGAAAAACTATGGCCCCTTTGTCATGAAATGGATGAAATTGTTTTAAAACACAAAGGAAGGTTTTATTTTGCAAAAGACTCCACTCTTCGCAAACGTGTGATGGAATCGTATTTTCCAAAAGAAAATCTAAAACGGTTTTATTCCTTAAAGAAAAAGTATGATCCGAAAGGCATTTTACAAACGGATCTTTACAAACGAGTGTTTTTAACTGAAAATTAA
- a CDS encoding SufE family protein: MSKSIEEIQKEIIAEFSDLTDWEEKFQYLIELGEELPPYPDEKRTEEYIVPGCQSRVWVAPKLEAGRLEFDADSDTALTKGLIAILIRVFSGQSPKDIADASLGFIEEVGLAKFLSISRRNGLFSMVQKLKGYAEKA, translated from the coding sequence ATGAGTAAGTCGATAGAAGAAATTCAAAAAGAAATCATAGCAGAGTTTTCTGATCTAACCGACTGGGAAGAAAAATTCCAATACCTAATTGAGTTGGGTGAAGAACTTCCCCCTTATCCCGATGAAAAACGAACAGAAGAATATATAGTCCCAGGTTGCCAATCCCGAGTTTGGGTAGCACCAAAATTGGAAGCCGGAAGATTGGAGTTCGATGCGGATAGTGACACAGCTCTCACAAAAGGTCTAATCGCCATTTTAATACGCGTCTTTTCAGGACAATCTCCCAAAGATATAGCGGATGCCTCACTCGGTTTTATCGAAGAAGTAGGTCTTGCAAAGTTTCTTTCGATCTCACGAAGGAACGGACTTTTTTCTATGGTACAAAAACTTAAAGGATACGCAGAAAAAGCGTAA
- a CDS encoding SDR family NAD(P)-dependent oxidoreductase has product MGKKIIIVGASSGIGKAIADAELNAGNSVALLARREKSLESISKKANSGKEKRAFPLVYDVTKFSAAEKTFDKAVSLLGGVDEVYFASGVMPEISPNEYNTTKDLEMLNVNLLGAVAFLNPVATYFTKQKSGKIIGISSIAGERGRKGNPVYNTSKAALNTYLEALRNRLSESNVQVTTIKPGFVLTEMTKGLKLPEKGLMKAITAEEAAEKIRNIVASGKDEAFVPGIWALIGLIIRNIPNFIFKKLSI; this is encoded by the coding sequence ATGGGGAAAAAAATAATCATCGTCGGTGCCTCGAGTGGGATCGGAAAAGCCATAGCAGATGCTGAATTGAACGCAGGAAATTCCGTAGCACTTTTAGCCAGAAGGGAAAAGTCCCTCGAATCCATATCTAAAAAAGCCAATTCAGGAAAAGAGAAAAGAGCCTTTCCTTTGGTCTATGATGTGACAAAGTTTTCCGCAGCCGAAAAAACTTTTGACAAAGCAGTGAGTTTACTTGGCGGAGTGGACGAAGTGTACTTTGCATCTGGTGTAATGCCAGAAATTTCTCCTAACGAATACAATACGACCAAAGATTTGGAAATGTTAAATGTTAATTTACTAGGAGCTGTCGCCTTTTTAAATCCCGTTGCCACTTATTTCACTAAACAAAAATCAGGCAAAATTATAGGAATCTCTTCTATCGCTGGGGAACGAGGTCGAAAAGGAAATCCTGTTTATAATACATCCAAAGCTGCTCTAAATACATACCTGGAAGCACTTCGCAATCGGTTGTCTGAATCAAATGTGCAAGTAACAACGATTAAACCTGGATTTGTTCTAACGGAAATGACTAAAGGCCTCAAACTTCCTGAAAAAGGATTAATGAAAGCAATCACTGCAGAAGAAGCAGCAGAAAAAATTCGCAATATCGTTGCTAGCGGTAAAGACGAAGCTTTTGTGCCTGGGATATGGGCTCTTATTGGTCTTATCATTCGTAACATTCCCAATTTCATTTTTAAAAAACTGAGTATATAA
- a CDS encoding LptF/LptG family permease, protein MNLLLTPFLWFKKEFIPFRTLDRYLFLDFFKTFIGTLIMLTSMIVIYKFTDVMKYLVSSKVNQAHVYLHVLYSLPSMVDQVVAPALMFSVCFVIGQFSVNKELVAMMVAGVSFIRIITPILFFGISMWLIMTLFGQTVVIPANKKAQIEYSIMAKGSNRLIDFVYQLHIKGKKGFYYVYWIDEKENTVKGGFNYIEITPDGHPTYTVSSQKAKFIPSPHSWVLYDAEEVRFNENLELVSRTKYAEKTYDFPEDLAYFSKPVRNPEEMNFFELADEIDSRITKGIPFRNVIIQQHMAFAMPLMSFVVVALGALAGAITKRSAGVASLGLTIAVVLLYYILNSTAKTLAENGALPIWIGMWMTPVIFTSAAYFLYRRMNI, encoded by the coding sequence ATGAATTTGTTGTTAACTCCATTTCTTTGGTTCAAAAAAGAGTTCATTCCTTTTCGAACATTAGACCGTTATTTATTTTTAGATTTTTTCAAAACATTTATTGGAACTCTCATCATGTTAACATCGATGATTGTGATTTATAAGTTCACTGATGTGATGAAGTATTTGGTTTCTTCCAAAGTGAACCAAGCACATGTGTATCTTCATGTTTTATATTCTTTGCCATCGATGGTGGATCAAGTTGTCGCACCGGCATTGATGTTTTCCGTTTGTTTTGTAATCGGCCAATTTAGTGTAAACAAAGAGCTTGTGGCGATGATGGTGGCAGGGGTTTCTTTTATTCGAATCATTACACCCATTTTGTTTTTTGGAATTTCAATGTGGCTCATTATGACTTTGTTTGGACAAACCGTAGTCATTCCTGCAAACAAAAAAGCACAAATTGAATATAGCATAATGGCAAAGGGTTCTAACCGTTTGATCGATTTTGTTTACCAATTGCATATCAAGGGAAAAAAAGGATTTTATTACGTCTATTGGATCGATGAAAAAGAAAACACTGTGAAAGGTGGATTCAATTATATCGAAATCACTCCAGATGGTCACCCTACGTACACTGTGTCCTCACAGAAGGCAAAGTTCATTCCATCCCCACATAGTTGGGTTTTGTATGATGCAGAAGAGGTTCGATTTAACGAAAACTTAGAGTTGGTTTCCCGAACCAAATATGCAGAAAAAACTTATGATTTCCCGGAGGATTTAGCTTACTTTTCTAAACCAGTTCGTAATCCCGAAGAGATGAATTTTTTTGAATTGGCCGATGAAATAGATTCAAGGATTACCAAAGGAATTCCTTTTCGCAATGTCATCATTCAACAACATATGGCGTTTGCAATGCCTCTTATGTCTTTTGTTGTAGTGGCTCTTGGAGCACTTGCCGGTGCTATCACCAAACGTTCTGCAGGTGTGGCAAGTCTTGGTTTAACTATCGCCGTTGTTTTGTTATATTATATTTTGAATTCGACTGCCAAAACTTTAGCGGAAAATGGTGCCTTACCGATTTGGATCGGTATGTGGATGACACCAGTGATTTTTACTTCGGCAGCTTATTTTTTGTATCGACGAATGAATATTTAA
- a CDS encoding NYN domain-containing protein, translated as MPVIERILIDGMNLMYKFPDLAFCLGEYRLQDARDGLLQHLKRFYQKNKHSKILVFFDGKKDITSDCYSEDWGDFSIHYSHEKKADELIIGYLNLCPIPSQCLVVSSDKEIISFARRLRAKRMSSEEFYTEWLKKEAEEDESEFNHLKEGLTPSSETDYWERQFLP; from the coding sequence GTGCCCGTAATTGAGAGAATCCTGATCGACGGGATGAATCTAATGTATAAATTTCCCGATTTAGCATTTTGTTTGGGGGAATACCGTCTCCAAGATGCCCGGGACGGCTTACTTCAGCACTTAAAACGGTTCTACCAGAAGAATAAACATTCTAAAATTTTAGTGTTTTTTGACGGCAAAAAGGATATTACCTCAGATTGTTATTCAGAAGATTGGGGTGATTTTTCCATCCATTACAGCCATGAAAAAAAAGCAGACGAACTCATCATTGGATATTTGAACTTATGTCCAATACCTTCACAATGTTTGGTGGTATCTTCGGATAAGGAGATCATAAGTTTCGCAAGAAGGCTCCGTGCCAAACGAATGTCCTCAGAAGAATTTTATACAGAGTGGCTGAAAAAGGAAGCTGAAGAGGACGAATCGGAGTTTAACCACCTGAAAGAAGGATTGACACCAAGTTCAGAAACCGATTACTGGGAGAGACAATTCCTTCCTTGA
- a CDS encoding tetratricopeptide repeat protein: MSYFQYIFGFLILPSFLWGETSGFSTLYAEFKKGNYATVSKGSLQYLNGPENEKDPRIFFLYVSTEENWAQLKTKVVRDVPPNFRSSVHYWNAIYLFMERALVFGDSDLLIEWGKDFQKFGKTSPKYNDALLLYGLGLMDLKNESEAKKVFSEIESNSPSKHVLSQLEEIKSSGK, translated from the coding sequence TTGTCTTATTTTCAGTATATTTTTGGTTTTTTAATTCTGCCTTCGTTCCTTTGGGGAGAAACCTCAGGTTTTTCAACCCTCTATGCCGAATTTAAAAAAGGAAATTACGCTACTGTTTCCAAAGGGTCCCTACAATACTTAAACGGACCTGAGAATGAGAAGGATCCTCGGATTTTTTTCCTTTATGTTTCTACAGAAGAAAATTGGGCACAACTTAAGACTAAGGTGGTTCGTGATGTTCCACCTAACTTTCGATCATCGGTTCACTATTGGAACGCAATCTATTTGTTTATGGAACGCGCTCTTGTGTTTGGCGACTCAGATTTACTCATTGAATGGGGAAAAGATTTCCAAAAATTTGGAAAAACAAGCCCCAAGTACAATGATGCGCTTCTTTTATACGGACTTGGTCTTATGGATCTAAAAAATGAATCAGAAGCAAAAAAAGTATTTTCTGAAATTGAATCAAACTCTCCCTCCAAACACGTGTTATCGCAGTTAGAAGAGATTAAATCCTCAGGTAAATAA
- a CDS encoding PP2C family protein-serine/threonine phosphatase: MNKQSFQERFKLDDEVMKISRICLIVFFSFIGFGVFAPTIELGLYDPKWIRILHASVTFGFFIATYFSDWVRKQIQSIMLFFFYTMSAHSLILLYWNSLYIGYLVGMILVLSCIGVSFVDRRSLVSYLGTITSAGILIGIYTKEPQVDLPLYLSAIITPALVSYLTLNIRLSSVEKLRISESQLKGFQDRMLNELELANETQSNLVTTEWPKTKGLRLHSFFRSFGQVGGDAISYLEREDGKLALFFADVSGHGIASAMVSAMAVLAFKIHGNQNEPSTCLKSIHTDLQTLVPGNHISACVLFVDTDTKEIRYSVAGHPPLVRMEKDSDPSFIEGMGTLIVSYLKPNLKDFTITPNSGDRILLYSDGILEVFNEVGEIYGDEHLLSSIKNHSDKKGEEFLNALYEDSMSFSAKRISDDMSMLLLEIL, encoded by the coding sequence ATGAATAAACAATCCTTCCAAGAACGATTTAAACTTGATGATGAGGTGATGAAGATTTCAAGGATCTGCCTCATTGTTTTTTTTAGTTTTATAGGTTTTGGAGTTTTTGCCCCTACAATTGAGTTGGGATTGTATGATCCTAAATGGATCCGTATTTTACATGCCTCTGTCACCTTTGGATTTTTTATAGCCACCTATTTTTCAGATTGGGTTCGTAAACAAATCCAATCCATCATGCTTTTTTTCTTTTATACGATGAGTGCGCATTCTCTCATTTTACTTTATTGGAATTCACTTTACATAGGTTATCTGGTAGGAATGATTTTGGTTCTTTCTTGTATTGGAGTGAGTTTTGTTGATCGTCGCTCCCTTGTTTCATATTTGGGAACAATCACTTCTGCGGGAATACTCATAGGTATTTATACAAAAGAACCTCAGGTAGATTTACCACTTTATCTTTCTGCAATCATTACACCGGCGCTCGTTTCTTATTTAACACTAAATATACGATTAAGTTCTGTTGAAAAACTTAGGATCTCTGAATCCCAACTCAAAGGGTTTCAAGACCGAATGTTAAATGAACTTGAATTGGCAAACGAAACTCAATCCAATTTAGTTACGACCGAGTGGCCAAAAACAAAAGGTCTTCGTCTACATTCTTTTTTCAGGTCTTTTGGGCAAGTAGGTGGAGATGCTATTAGTTATTTGGAAAGAGAGGATGGAAAGTTGGCCCTTTTTTTTGCCGACGTATCTGGTCATGGAATTGCCTCTGCTATGGTTTCTGCAATGGCAGTTCTCGCTTTTAAAATTCATGGAAACCAAAACGAACCTTCAACTTGTTTAAAATCAATTCATACCGACTTGCAAACGTTAGTGCCAGGCAATCATATTAGCGCTTGTGTACTCTTTGTGGATACTGATACAAAAGAAATTCGATATTCCGTCGCAGGCCATCCCCCTCTTGTCAGGATGGAAAAAGATTCTGATCCAAGTTTTATAGAAGGCATGGGCACTCTTATTGTTTCTTATTTGAAACCAAACTTAAAAGATTTTACGATCACACCAAATTCAGGAGACCGCATTTTACTCTATTCTGATGGAATTTTGGAAGTTTTTAATGAGGTTGGAGAGATTTATGGAGACGAACATTTACTCTCCTCTATAAAAAATCATTCTGACAAAAAAGGTGAAGAATTTTTAAATGCTCTATATGAGGACTCCATGTCATTTTCGGCAAAACGAATTTCCGACGATATGAGTATGTTACTATTGGAAATTTTATGA
- the pbpC gene encoding penicillin-binding protein 1C → MSRLPNLKKNNLNFRFTGKLFFQFIFIIGIFFCNFTLSALPTYKEVKSQYLPSDIQVFDRTGELIQRYRIRNDYRSEEWTEYQKLPKFLIDSVIHAEDKRFFEHTGIDSNALVSSFFGNLKGQTLRGGSTISMQLVSLLDPELKSSASKRKTFFQKIKQIQRAVELEETWTKEEIFTAYINLIYFRGELKGITSASKGLFRKSPDALTPNETYLLAALIRSPQSPIEKVIKRVCLLKKEKDGVSDCESISQFVRESLFRSLDYPQYPSFVPLYTKTFLDALAEKQNKDEFKNNSQLNSSLSLTFQRKVEEILKRNVKTLTDKNVKDGAVVVIDNRTGQVLVYVPNIGEESSVSKLDLIRSKRQVGSTLKPFVYAQNFEENKLTPDSILSDSPVGIPVYQGIYRPLNYDKSYKGNVTVRESLGSSLNIPAIRALSFLDINEFILVLERLGITGLRYPEFYGPSLALGTADITLLELTNAYRTLANGGMYSELKFDLSQELTSPRKVFSPKSSYLVSEILSDREARSLGFGWDNFLSTSYYTSVKTGTSQDMRDNWCIGYSEFFTVGVWVGNPTGSPMLDVSGITGAAPVWRETMDLFHESLGSQLNPPQEISSDDSNSSFTSSKESRIERTKTTRILTPVNGSIFALDPDIPLGRQKILFTFSSYDVSYSYYLNDEKIGSAGGPYLWDPKKGEYRLQVKDRDDKVLSLSLFEVR, encoded by the coding sequence ATGTCGAGACTCCCCAATCTTAAAAAAAACAATTTAAATTTTCGATTCACTGGTAAGTTATTTTTCCAATTTATATTTATCATTGGAATCTTTTTTTGTAATTTTACACTCAGCGCTTTACCAACTTACAAAGAAGTAAAATCACAATACCTTCCTTCTGACATACAAGTGTTTGATCGAACAGGGGAACTCATCCAAAGATACCGAATCAGAAATGATTACCGTTCAGAAGAATGGACCGAATATCAAAAACTTCCCAAGTTCTTAATCGATTCTGTGATTCATGCAGAAGACAAACGATTCTTTGAACATACTGGTATTGATTCAAATGCACTTGTATCTTCTTTCTTTGGGAATTTGAAAGGACAAACATTACGAGGTGGATCGACGATTTCGATGCAGCTTGTTTCTCTTTTGGATCCAGAACTAAAATCCTCTGCATCCAAAAGAAAAACTTTTTTCCAAAAAATCAAACAAATCCAAAGGGCAGTAGAGTTAGAAGAAACTTGGACTAAGGAAGAAATTTTTACTGCCTATATCAATTTGATTTATTTCAGAGGGGAGTTAAAAGGAATTACATCTGCAAGTAAAGGGCTTTTTCGAAAATCTCCTGATGCTCTCACACCTAACGAAACATATTTACTCGCGGCCCTCATACGTTCCCCTCAAAGTCCCATTGAAAAAGTAATCAAACGAGTTTGTTTACTTAAAAAAGAAAAAGATGGTGTCAGTGACTGTGAATCAATTTCCCAATTTGTTAGGGAAAGTCTGTTTCGAAGTTTAGATTATCCTCAATACCCATCCTTTGTTCCACTATATACAAAAACTTTTTTAGATGCTTTAGCTGAGAAACAAAACAAAGATGAGTTTAAAAACAATTCACAATTGAACTCATCCTTGTCTTTAACCTTTCAAAGAAAAGTGGAAGAGATCCTAAAACGAAATGTAAAAACACTGACCGACAAAAATGTAAAAGATGGGGCTGTGGTTGTGATCGACAATCGCACAGGCCAAGTATTGGTTTATGTTCCAAATATTGGGGAGGAAAGTTCAGTATCCAAACTTGATCTCATTCGAAGCAAAAGGCAAGTGGGTTCCACTTTAAAACCTTTTGTTTATGCACAAAACTTTGAAGAAAATAAACTGACACCCGATTCCATTCTTTCGGATTCGCCGGTGGGCATTCCCGTTTACCAAGGAATCTATCGGCCGTTAAATTATGATAAATCCTATAAAGGAAATGTTACGGTTCGTGAAAGCCTTGGTTCTTCCTTAAATATCCCAGCTATCAGGGCATTGTCATTTTTAGACATCAATGAATTTATTTTGGTATTAGAAAGACTAGGAATCACTGGGCTTCGGTATCCTGAATTTTATGGCCCATCTTTGGCTCTCGGAACAGCCGACATCACTCTTTTAGAGTTGACCAATGCTTACCGAACCTTAGCCAACGGAGGAATGTATTCCGAATTAAAATTTGATCTTTCCCAAGAATTGACTAGTCCAAGAAAGGTGTTTTCGCCTAAATCAAGTTATCTGGTGTCTGAAATCCTTTCCGATCGAGAGGCTAGGTCTCTCGGATTTGGATGGGATAATTTTTTATCTACTTCTTATTATACCTCTGTTAAAACGGGAACAAGCCAAGATATGAGGGACAATTGGTGTATTGGTTATTCAGAATTTTTTACCGTAGGAGTTTGGGTAGGAAATCCCACAGGAAGTCCTATGTTAGATGTATCGGGAATTACTGGTGCTGCTCCTGTTTGGCGAGAGACAATGGATTTATTTCATGAATCACTAGGTTCTCAACTAAATCCACCACAAGAGATAAGTTCTGATGATTCAAATTCCAGTTTTACATCGTCTAAGGAGAGTAGGATAGAGAGGACAAAGACAACAAGGATCCTTACACCTGTGAATGGAAGTATCTTTGCATTGGATCCAGATATTCCTTTAGGTCGCCAAAAAATCCTCTTTACATTCAGTTCTTACGATGTTTCGTATTCTTATTATTTAAACGATGAAAAGATTGGCTCTGCCGGAGGGCCTTACCTCTGGGATCCAAAGAAGGGAGAATATCGTTTGCAAGTAAAAGATAGAGATGATAAAGTTTTATCTCTTTCTTTATTTGAAGTTCGGTAA
- a CDS encoding acyl-CoA thioesterase, with translation MPKPIKYKHKFTQQVVWGEMDAFGHVNNVTYVRYFESARADYFTKEGLWDSPLKPVKAGPVLTHLDMDYRKQVVFPATLEITLEVESISSRAFTVICSMWNENEECVLTGNAAFVWFDFELQKTSALPEYFKTKFGSNHLV, from the coding sequence ATGCCAAAACCAATCAAATACAAACATAAATTCACACAACAGGTAGTCTGGGGTGAGATGGATGCTTTCGGTCACGTAAACAATGTTACGTATGTTAGATACTTTGAATCTGCTAGGGCCGATTATTTTACCAAAGAAGGATTGTGGGACTCACCATTAAAACCAGTGAAAGCTGGGCCTGTGTTAACACATCTCGATATGGATTATCGCAAACAAGTTGTTTTTCCTGCTACGTTAGAGATTACCTTGGAAGTCGAATCCATATCTTCTAGAGCATTCACTGTGATTTGTTCCATGTGGAATGAAAACGAAGAATGTGTATTAACAGGAAATGCTGCCTTTGTCTGGTTTGATTTTGAATTACAAAAAACTTCCGCTCTTCCCGAATATTTTAAAACAAAATTTGGATCTAACCATTTGGTATGA
- a CDS encoding RsmD family RNA methyltransferase, translating to MKGLRVSQGKWKGKEIPSPSDVSGHLNFTNSLVKKAIFSLMDSRLLSWGLSFESVLFCDYFAGSGQISAEAYSLSVHRLLTYELDQTRFRQLHSLFRGLTQVQLFRKDATKHALKWELGEESAYIFYLDPPYTYWSETPTRMKVMLEGLYAFCLSLQKPFLILCQIPEHQPIDKIWSEVPHKVREYGSHFIIETGFENVETPQS from the coding sequence ATGAAAGGATTACGTGTATCACAGGGAAAGTGGAAGGGAAAAGAAATTCCATCACCATCCGATGTTTCTGGACATTTGAATTTTACCAATAGCCTCGTCAAAAAAGCTATTTTTTCCTTAATGGATTCACGTTTGCTTTCTTGGGGTCTTAGTTTTGAATCTGTTTTGTTTTGTGATTATTTTGCAGGAAGTGGTCAAATTTCGGCCGAAGCCTATAGTTTATCAGTACATAGACTTCTCACTTATGAATTGGATCAAACTAGGTTTAGGCAACTTCACTCTCTTTTTCGTGGACTAACCCAAGTACAATTGTTTCGAAAAGATGCAACCAAACACGCATTAAAGTGGGAATTGGGAGAAGAGTCGGCTTATATCTTTTATTTGGATCCACCTTACACGTATTGGTCGGAAACTCCTACTCGTATGAAAGTGATGTTAGAAGGATTATATGCTTTTTGTTTATCTTTACAAAAACCTTTCCTAATTTTATGCCAAATCCCTGAACACCAACCAATCGATAAAATTTGGTCAGAGGTTCCTCATAAAGTAAGAGAGTATGGTAGTCATTTTATCATAGAAACTGGTTTCGAAAATGTCGAGACTCCCCAATCTTAA